One genomic window of Carassius auratus strain Wakin chromosome 14, ASM336829v1, whole genome shotgun sequence includes the following:
- the LOC113113411 gene encoding FERM and PDZ domain-containing protein 3-like isoform X2: MLKDDSLLLIPNVLKVFLENGQIKSFTFDSRTTVRDVISSLQDRLSLRYIEHFALVLESGGLAQNQRLHLLQESQPLSHVVHRTYFQGMKCLFRICFFPKDPADLLRRDPAAFEYLYIQCRNDVIKERFGMDWKSEVTLRLAALHIYITVSIARPNQKISLKHVEKEWGLEPFLPLTLLPTVKEKNICKTLSQLLKTYQHPPPAGNKVSPLQGKLQYMRVLNDLPPFGGFLFHTVGLDEKQSATTLLVGPRHGISHVIDLKNNLTTVLAEFSRVAKVQLFREHHGVARVEVVIVEAKPLVLLMEWPDASNFACLISGYYKLFVDPKRTIYSRIPGQPYTIKADSRSSHAQYRSGATVPSGSRREEREGSSREPTQKTSASPISQHLGLCHIHLKEQQQLQELQIQAEQELDINENLISQVQCRSRTKSDPTLKSTESVAESDRPVDDSSSFRNRAKTMEPSQRIFCDSCKAKLQAKGLTDTGETGRLILQQCTNACATREGGVVDLIALPLPGNEEDEEMDVGGGKLQPPPPAIAAPPPGFRDNSSDEDDPKKSRKGIRASAAVAGGREDVPVTLIDNVTTRTVQDHAQELDDALVSTLQALEALAASEDYPHHHQQTPQTAGLIVLAAITPESSLDSGHETNSSELTDVSEMVSAMKQHQNQAYLLAHHINKERLFSRRDFPLTIPGCTTQAIGRGAFSMSQIRGGCPPKPVILSKTVPLKVCSNQGISPSDNSVVQGKIHETKSEKDIGKNEKGPVKECLEKSEPQTSEELKASEQETAPKIDTDQLPQANEEKTSSITSEGVQEKDSGTVNLETTSIALPVLLPVDRTASAKICPTNMCQDAENASSETTKPSSSKGLLPAADLFCTCPVRPEPGPQVRLKDPQAQKVVVFHTSSPTDDERLRAKGLQLANNKENTAKTSDASLAKPSTLPPTKYSPVMPVKVERKEMSEAKAENSQSKAPVEPQKSAKSLPVLVDTTLVLSCAEKGATIPGAEYKNQANNKVKYQRSTPFLSFRNLISATFPARLRRETDERRAQLQKVRQYELEFLEELLKPKTSQGEFIPQGSSPVPSFTPCACQLRTSPVQKVPGISREQRRSCDCKRMCRGMRLPDTAVGSAADQRGRERAVSKTPPAIPKSPHAQGELRKPQTLEIKTTRIRSTSLESKEPRDTPTLCLPTCATHSECMGAPQYKKLQRRYSIGEIDNNDSTPLYAEVKTTKAKSLEKEMERVRATGLRLPTPVEPVHTKDGDAKKKGIFFIQGEELLQESREGTTEVLGLPSEDTEDREKCCSFCFCYRKCEAADESSEKDELSYSIPLQVLPGMHLDSRAMPVVSKTLQVLNAEDCSGEEEEEEEEPQTQRIDLRACGNLEISLERVQSLQDKTFSLPDGFLNAQLDANELLSILRQCANSPQIEGEPRIPPAKLAEYKQELAVHFKEFRASCRRVASVEKSPSRMLSAVTASFQVLCNLTQTFIRLVRGVRSETQKLQLLLKVEEVAVNYTLLLRAAEEAMGHSSSLPNKSASPQLHTSINMGSLNRSIKTLPSK; encoded by the exons GCTACATCGAGCATTTCGCTTTGGTGCTGGAGTCTGGTGGACTGGCCCAGAATCAGAGGCTGCATCTGCTCCAGGAAAGCCAGCCACTGTCTCAT GTAGTTCACAGGACCTACTTCCAGGGAATGAAGTGTCTTTTCCGTATTTGCTTCTTCCCAAAAGACCCTGCTGACTTATTGAGGAGAGACCCCGCTGCATTTGAGTACCTCTACATACAG TGCCGCAATGACGTCATTAAAGAGAGATTTGGGATGGACTGGAAGTCTGAAGTCACGCTTAGGTTGGCAGCCCTTCACATCTACATCACTGTGTCGATCGCGAGACCCAATCAGAAGATTTCTCTGAAGCACGTTGA GAAAGAATGGGGTTTGGAACCTTTCCTACCTTTGACGCTGTTGCCAACCGTCAAGGAGAAAAACATCTGCAAGACTCTCTCACAGCTGTTGAAGACATATCAGCATCCTCCACCAGCAGGCAACAAG GTTTCTCCTCTTCAAGGGAAACTACAGTACATGCGTGTCTTAAATGACCTTCCACCATTTGGAGGCTTCTTGTTCCACACAGTTGGCTTG GATGAGAAGCAGTCAGCCACTACATTGTTGGTTGGGCCGAGACACGGTATCAGTCATGTGATTGACCTGAAGAACAACCTAACAACTGTCTTAGCAGAGTTCAGCCGCGTGGCCAAGGTCCAGCTCTTCAGGGAGCATCATGGAGTAGCCCGGGTGGAGGTTGTTATTGTGGAGGCAAAG CCCTTGGTCTTATTAATGGAGTGGCCAGATGCATCAAACTTTGCCTGTTTGATCTCTGGGTATTACAAGCTATTTGTGGACCCTAAAAGGACAATCTACAGCAGGATACCTGGTCAGCCTTATACGATCAAGGCAG ATTCCAGAAGCTCCCATGCCCAATACCGCTCCGGAGCCACAGTGCCAAGTGGGAGTCGGCGAGAAGAGAGAGAGGGGTCGTCTAGAGAGCCAACACAGAAGACATCGGCATCACCCATATCTCAGCACCTTGGCCTGTGTCACATCCATTTAAAAGAGCAACAACAGCTGCAAGAGCTTCAGATACAAGCTGAACAGGAGCTTGACATTAATGAGAACCTTATCTCGCAGGTACAGTGTCGTTCACGCACAAAGTCTGACCCGACTCTAAAGAGCACTGAGTCTGTGGCTGAAAGTGACCGTCCCGTTGATGACAGCTCAAGCTTCAGGAACAGAGCGAAAACAATGGAGCCTTCACAGAGGATTTTCTGTGACTCCTGCAAAGCAAAACTCCAAGCTAAAGGTTTGACAGACACTGGGGAGACGGGAAGGCTCATTTTGCAGCAGTGCACAAATGCATGTGCTACCCGTGAAGGAGGGGTTGTTGATCTCATTGCCTTACCGCTACCTGGGaatgaggaagatgaggagatGGATGTCGGAGGAGGAAAACTGCAGCCTCCCCCTCCTGCCATAGCAGCACCGCCTCCTGGGTTTCGCGATAACAGTTCTGATGAAGACGACCCGAAAAAGAGTCGGAAAGGAATCAGAGCCTCTGCTGCAGTGGCAGGGGGTCGAGAGGACGTTCCTGTTACACTGATTGATAATGTGACCACTAGGACGGTTCAAGACCATGCTCAGGAGTTAGACGATGCATTAGTGTCCACCCTCCAGGCGCTGGAAGCACTAGCTGCATCGGAGGACTACCCACACCATCACCAGCAGACACCACAGACAGCAG GGTTGATTGTGCTTGCTGCCATAACCCCCGAATCGTCCCTAGACTCCGGACATGAGACAAATTCATCAGAGCTAACTGATGTGTCTGAGATGGTGTCCGCCATGAAGCAGCATCAGAACCAGGCCTATCTACTGGCCCACCACATCAACAAAGAGCGACTTTTCAGTCGACGAGACTTCCCTTTGACAATCCCTGGCTGTACCACACAAGCAATTGGTAGGGGGGCTTTTTCAATGAGTCAGATCCGTGGCGGGTGTCCACCAAAGCCTGTGATCTTAAGTAAGACTGTGCCCTTGAAAGTATGCTCCAATCAAGGAATCAGCCCCTCTGATAACTCTGTGGTGCAGGGGAAGATCCATGAAACAAAAAGTGAGAAGGATATAGGAAAAAATGAAAAAGGCCCTGTCAAAGAGTGCTTGGAAAAGTCTGAACCGCAGACATCTGAGGAACTGAAAGCATCAGAGCAAGAGACTGCTCCCAAAATCGATACGGATCAGTTGCCTCAAGCTAATGAAGAGAAAACAAGCTCCATTACCTCAGAAGGTGTCCAGGAAAAAGATTCTGGTACAGTCAACCTAGAAACTACCAGTATAGCCTTACCTGTTCTCTTACCTGTGGATAGAACTGCATCTGCTAAGATTTGTCCAACAAATATGTGCCAAGATGCCGAGAATGCCTCAAGTGAGACCACTAAGCCTTCAAGTTCCAAGGGCCTTCTGCCAGCTGCTGACTTGTTCTGCACCTGTCCGGTACGACCAGAGCCTGGCCCACAGGTGCGTCTGAAAGATCCACAGGCCCAAAAAGTTGTTGTATTTCACACATCATCGCCCACAGATGATGAGCGTCTCCGTGCCAAAGGACTTCAGTTAGCTAACAACAAAGAGAACACAGCAAAGACATCTGATGCAAGCTTGGCTAAGCCTAGCACCCTGCCTCCTACCAAGTACTCACCAGTTATGCCTGTTAAAGTAGAACGGAAAGAGATGTCAGAGGCAAAAGCAGAGAACTCCCAGAGTAAAGCCCCTGTGGAACCGCAGAAATCTGCTAAAAGTTTGCCTGTTCTGGTAGACACAACACTTGTCCTAAGTTGTGCGGAAAAGGGTGCAACTATCCCAGGAGCTGAGTACAAGAACCAGGCAAATAACAAAGTCAAATATCAACGTAGTACTCCCTTCCTGAGTTTTAGGAACTTAATTTCAGCCACTTTCCCAGCACGTTTGCGCAGAGAGACAGATGAGCGGCGTGCTCAACTTCAAAAGGTCAGGCAGTATGAGCTAGAGTTCCTGGAGGAGCTTCTAAAACCTAAAACATCCCAAGGAGAATTCATACCACAGGGATCCTCTCCTGTTCCCTCATTTACCCCATGTGCCTGCCAGTTGCGCACAAGTCCTGTACAGAAAGTTCCTGGGATCTCACGAGAACAGCGTCGCAGCTGTGATTGCAAGAGAATGTGCCGTGGAATGCGCCTCCCGGATACAGCTGTTGGTTCTGCAGCGGaccagagaggaagagagagggcaGTCTCCAAAACACCCCCAGCAATTCCAAAGTCTCCACATGCTCAAGGAGAATTACGTAAACCTCAGACTCTGGAAATCAAAACCACTCGAATCCGCTCCACAAGCCTAGAGTCAAAGGAACCCAGAGATACACCTACATTGTGTTTGCCTACTTGCGCTACCCATTCAGAATGCATGGGTGCACCACAGTACAAAAAGCTACAAAGGAGATATAGCATAGGGGAGATAGACAATAATGACAGCACCCCCCTGTATGCTGAggttaaaactacaaaagcaaAGAGCCTTGAGAAAGAAATGGAAAGAGTCAGGGCCACTGGACTTAGACTTCCAACTCCGGTGGAGCCTGTACATACTAAAGATGGGGATGCAAAGAAGAAGGGGATATTTTTTATTCAGGGAGAGGAGCTGCTTCAGGAAAGTCGTGAGGGTACCACTGAGGTTTTAGGATTGCCAAGTGAGGATACTGAGGACAGAGAAAAATGCTGTTCCTTCTGCTTCTGTTACCGCAAATGTGAAGCTGCTGATGAGAGTAGTGAAAAAGATGAACTGTCTTATTCCATACCCCTGCAGGTTTTGCCCGGAATGCACCTAGACTCAAGGGCAATGCCAGTAGTCAGCAAAACACTTCAGGTACTCAATGCAGAGGATTGCAGtggggaggaggaggaagaagaagaggagccACAAACACAGAGGATTGATCTGCGGGCCTGTGGGAATCTGGAAATTAGCCTGGAAAGGGTACAATCCTTGCAGGACAAAACATTCTCACTACCTGATGGATTCCTAAATGCACAACTTGATGCCAATGAGCTGCTCTCAATTTTAAGGCAGTGTGCCAACAGTCCCCAAATCGAGGGTGAACCTCGTATCCCTCCTGCAAAACTGGCAGAGTACAAGCAAGAACTTGCAGTTCATTTTAAAGAGTTCAGGGCATCATGTAGACGAGTGGCAAGTGTTGAGAAAAGTCCCTCACGAATGTTAAGTGCTGTCACAGCTAGCTTCCAGGTGCTGTGCAACCTTACTCAAACATTCATTCGGCTGGTCAGGGGTGTGCGATCTGAAACTCAAAAACTTCAGCTTTTACTTAAGGTTGAGGAGGTAGCTGTCAACTACACCCTTCTTCTTCGTGCTGCTGAAGAGGCAATGGGACATTCTAGTAGCCTCCCCAATAAGAGTGCAAGTCCTCAACTCCACACATCCATCAACATGGGCTCTCTTAATCGCTCCATCAAAACCTTGCCCAGCAAGTAA
- the LOC113113413 gene encoding zinc finger protein 711-like encodes MDQGGGILELHKDLTMPHTMIMPDFVAGMGGLAHIDGEHIVVSVPEAVMVTDEGIMLETEVVEGPDICHEDVITTEGVIMAESIQEADLMEETVPDQVFVAELMSPHDQSPLDHELVTADEDVKSPSEDYLMISLDEVGEKLDIGDAPLKISTDVVQDDDDGSKEDEFGSEVIKVYIFKADGDEDVEIGSTEVVEESDFPNGHAALEPAASGRPTREKMLYMAVKDTSQGHEDINCSEMTDQVYMEVIVGEEEAPVITEAQLEDAPLNKTFVPAAWATAYGSSVESKNSAVTPFLQITDSISTSRALKQKIKKKRRGETRQSHTAVIIGPDGQPLTVYPCHICGKKFKSRGFLKRHMKNHPDHMFKKKYQCTDCDFTTNKKVSFHNHLESHKLIIKSEKIPEYTEYTRRYHEASPLSSNKLILRDKEPKLHKCKYCEYETAEQGLLNRHLLAVHSKNFAHVCVECAKGFRHPSELKKHMRTHTGEKPYHCEHCDFQCADQSNLKTHIKSKHGTDLPFKCGHCPQAFADDQELQRHTDIFQGHKTHQCPHCEHKSTNSSDLKRHVISVHTKDFPHKCDVCEKGFHRPSELKKHAETHKGNKVHQCRHCEFKTSDPFALSRHILSVHTKDLPFKCKRCKRGFRHQNELKKHMKTHSGRKVYQCQYCEYNTTDASGFKRHVISIHTKDYPHRCDYCKKGFRRPSEKNQHILRHHKETLL; translated from the exons ATGGATCAAGGTGGAGGGATCCTGGAGCTTCACAAGGATTTAACAATGCCCCATACAATGATAATGCCAGATTTTG TTGCAGGGATGGGAGGCCTGGCCCACATCGACGGCGAGCACATCGTGGTGTCTGTGCCGGAGGCCGTGATGGTGACGGACGAGGGCATCATGCTGGAGACGGAGGTGGTGGAGGGACCGGACATCTGTCACGAGGACGTCATCACCACCGAGGGCGTGATCATGGCCGAGTCCATCCAAGAGGCTGACCTGATGGAGGAGACGGTGCCCGATCAGGTGTTTGTGGCTGAGCTCATGTCTCCTCACGACCAGAGCCCGCTGGACCACGAGCTGGTGACCGCAGACGAGGATGTGAAGAGCCCTTCGGAGGACTACCTCATGATCTCCC TGGATGAGGTCGGGGAAAAGCTGGACATCGGAGACGCGCCTTTAAAGATCAGCACAGACGTGGTCCAGGACGACGACGACGGCTCCAAAGAGGACGAGTTCGGCTCCGAGGTCATTAAAGTCTACATCTTTAAGGCAGACGGAGATGAAGATGTGGAGATAG GCAGCACCGAGGTGGTGGAGGAGAGTGATTTCCCCAACGGACACGCAGCGCTGGAGCCGGCCGCTTCAGGAAGACCGACCAGAGAGAAGATGCTCTACATGGCTGTGAAGGACACCAGCCAAGGACACGAGGACATCA ACTGCTCAGAGATGACCGACCAGGTGTATATGGAGGTCATCGTTGGGGAGGAAGAAGCTCCTGTCATCACTGAAGCACAGCTGGAGGATGCACCGCTCAACAAGACCTTCGTTCCCGCCGCCTGGGCCACTGCTTATG GAAGCAGTGTAGAGAGTAAGAACAGTGCGGTCACTCCGTTCCTCCAGATCACCGACAGCATCAGCACAAGCAGAGCACTCAAACAGAAGATCAAGAAGAAGAGGAGAGGGGAGACGCGCCAGTCTCACACAG CTGTGATCATCGGTCCTGACGGACAGCCCCTGACCGTCTACCCCTGTCACATCTGCGGCAAGAAGTTCAAATCACGCGGCTTCCTGAAGCGCCACATGAAGAATCACCCGGACCACATGTTCAAGAAGAAGTACCAGTGCACCGACTGCGACTTCACCACCAACAAGAAGGTGAGTTTCCACAACCACCTGGAGAGCCACAAGCTGATCATCAAGAGCGAGAAGATCCCGGAGTACACCGAGTACACGCGGCGCTACCACGAGGCCAGCCCGCTCAGCTCCAACAAGCTCATCCTGCGAGACAAGGAGCCCAAGCTGCACAAGTGCAAGTACTGCGAGTACGAGACGGCCGAGCAGGGGCTCCTCAACCGACACCTGCTGGCTGTGCACAGCAAGAACTTCGCTCACGTCTGCGTCGAGTGCGCCAAGGGCTTCCGGCACCCGTCGGAGCTCAAGAAGCACATGCGGACGCACACGGGCGAGAAGCCCTACCACTGCGAGCACTGCGACTTCCAGTGTGCAGACCAGTCCAATCTAAAGACTCACATAAAGAGCAAACACGGCACTGACCTGCCCTTCAAGTGCGGCCACTGCCCGCAGGCCTTCGCCGACGACCAGGAGCTCCAGAGGCACACGGACATCTTCCAGGGCCATAAGACTCACCAGTGTCCACACTGCGAACACAAGAGCACCAACTCCAGCGACCTGAAGCGGCACGTCATCTCGGTGCACACCAAAGACTTCCCGCACAAGTGCGACGTCTGCGAGAAGGGCTTCCACAGGCCCTCCGAACTGAAGAAGCACGCAGAAACGCACAAGGGGAATAAAGTGCACCAGTGCAGGCACTGCGAGTTTAAGACGTCGGACCCGTTCGCGCTCAGCCGCCACATTCTGTCCGTTCACACCAAGGACTTGCCGTTTAAGTGCAAGCGGTGCAAGCGTGGATTCAGGCATCAGAACGAACTGAAGAAGCACATGAAGACGCACAGCGGCCGCAAGGTGTATCAGTGCCAATACTGCGAGTACAACACTACAGACGCTTCGGGATTCAAACGGCACGTCATATCCATCCACACTAAAGACTATCCGCACCGGTGTGACTACTGCAAGAAGGGTTTCAGACGGCCGTCGGAAAAGAACCAACACATACTGCGCCATCACAAAGAAACCCTGCTCTAA